The Candidatus Limnocylindrales bacterium genome has a segment encoding these proteins:
- a CDS encoding LLM class F420-dependent oxidoreductase, whose translation MQLGLMVGYWQGGGPWDFVSLAQQAESLGFESVWTAEAYGSDAFSPLCWIGAQTSRIKLGTGVTQISARTPACVAMTAATIDHMSNGRLILGIGVSGPQVVEGWYGVPFAKPFTRTREFIEILRQIWKREGPVRYDGKYYQLPYNGPGSVGLGKPLKLITHPLREHIPIYLGAEGPKNVKLATEIGDGWLPLFFSPYRTDVYAESLALIRPGFEVACTVQVVVGDDVESCLIPVKWMLAFYIGGMGAKDKNFHVNIMGRMGFEREVAEVQRLFLEGKRAEAADAVPNQLADEISLVGPPGRIRERLDAWKKSPVTKLLAGTQDPNALRALADAM comes from the coding sequence ATGCAACTCGGATTGATGGTCGGATACTGGCAGGGCGGCGGGCCGTGGGATTTCGTCTCGCTTGCGCAACAGGCGGAAAGCCTGGGCTTCGAGTCGGTGTGGACCGCCGAGGCGTACGGCTCGGATGCGTTTTCTCCGCTGTGCTGGATCGGCGCACAGACCTCACGCATCAAGCTCGGAACCGGAGTTACGCAGATCTCGGCGCGCACGCCGGCGTGCGTGGCGATGACGGCCGCGACCATCGATCACATGTCGAACGGACGGCTGATCCTCGGGATCGGCGTCTCCGGCCCGCAGGTGGTCGAAGGCTGGTACGGCGTGCCGTTTGCCAAGCCGTTCACGCGTACGCGCGAGTTCATCGAGATCCTCAGACAGATCTGGAAGCGCGAAGGGCCGGTCCGCTACGACGGCAAGTACTACCAGCTCCCGTACAACGGCCCCGGATCGGTCGGTCTCGGCAAGCCGCTGAAACTGATCACGCATCCGCTGCGCGAACACATTCCGATCTATCTCGGCGCCGAAGGTCCGAAGAACGTCAAGCTTGCGACGGAGATCGGCGACGGCTGGCTGCCGCTGTTCTTCTCGCCGTATCGCACGGACGTCTATGCCGAGTCGCTCGCGCTGATCCGGCCGGGGTTCGAAGTCGCGTGCACCGTGCAGGTCGTCGTGGGCGACGACGTCGAATCGTGCCTGATCCCGGTCAAGTGGATGCTGGCGTTCTACATCGGCGGAATGGGCGCGAAGGACAAGAACTTCCACGTGAACATCATGGGTCGCATGGGCTTCGAGCGGGAAGTGGCCGAGGTCCAGCGCCTGTTCCTCGAAGGCAAGCGCGCGGAAGCCGCCGACGCGGTGCCGAACCAGCTGGCGGACGAGATCTCGCTCGTGGGTCCGCCGGGGCGGATTCGTGAACGGCTCGACGCGTGGAAGAAAAGTCCGGTGACCAAGCTGCTCGCGGGAACGCAGGATCCGAATGCTCTGCGTGCGCTCGCGGACGCTATGTAA
- a CDS encoding SDR family oxidoreductase yields the protein MAGRLDGKVAVITGGGSGIGRDSVLRFLAEGAKVVASDINERTGRETLDLAAAQGLGANVVFQRTDVSDEAQVAAMIDRARSEFGRLDVVFNNAGYPGALGKVDKIDTDAWDKTFQVLVRGVFLGMKHGARVLLEQGDGGCFINTGSVAGLSGGCGPIAYTACKAAVVNMTRAVAVQMARHNIRANTVCPGGINTPLVHRGNEESMDGVMANAQPMKTAGRGTDIAAAAVYLASDDARFVTGIELVVDGGLMAAGPHAYKGEFEAAFPSGMDIGTSEM from the coding sequence ATGGCAGGACGTCTCGACGGAAAGGTCGCCGTGATCACCGGCGGCGGAAGCGGCATCGGCCGCGACAGCGTGCTTCGCTTTCTCGCCGAAGGCGCGAAGGTCGTCGCGAGCGACATCAACGAGCGCACCGGCAGGGAGACGCTCGATCTTGCCGCAGCGCAGGGCCTCGGCGCCAACGTCGTCTTCCAGAGAACCGACGTATCCGACGAAGCGCAGGTCGCCGCGATGATCGATCGCGCAAGAAGCGAGTTCGGCCGTCTCGACGTCGTCTTCAACAACGCCGGCTACCCCGGTGCGCTCGGCAAGGTCGACAAGATCGACACGGACGCATGGGACAAGACGTTCCAGGTACTGGTGCGCGGCGTATTCCTCGGCATGAAGCACGGCGCGCGCGTACTGCTCGAGCAGGGCGACGGCGGCTGCTTCATCAACACCGGCTCGGTCGCCGGTCTGAGCGGCGGATGCGGACCGATCGCCTACACCGCGTGCAAGGCCGCCGTCGTCAACATGACGCGCGCGGTCGCCGTGCAGATGGCCAGGCACAACATCCGCGCGAACACCGTCTGTCCGGGCGGAATCAACACCCCGCTCGTGCACCGCGGCAACGAAGAATCGATGGACGGCGTGATGGCCAACGCGCAGCCAATGAAGACCGCCGGGCGCGGCACCGACATCGCCGCAGCCGCCGTCTACCTCGCGAGCGACGACGCCCGCTTCGTCACCGGCATCGAGCTGGTCGTCGACGGCGGCCTGATGGCAGCCGGCCCGCACGCCTACAAAGGCGAGTTCGAAGCCGCCTTCCCGAGCGGCATGGACATCGGCACCTCCGAGATGTGA
- a CDS encoding glutathione peroxidase: MLSNRENQRVPDVTFRTREGGEWKDVTTRELFGGRTVVVFALPGAFTPTCSASHLPRYEELVPAFRSAGVDEVVCISVNDGFIMEAWRRDQNIEHVRLIADGNGDFSRQMGMLVDKRDLGFGERSWRYSMLVRDGVIEKMFIEPEVAGDPYEVSDADTMLRYVAPARSTANVVVFSKTGCPHCARAKSLLDAEGMPFHEIEISTAGGLGALRAVSGAVTVPQVFIDGVHVGSADDLERHVAKARSQAAGSREIEPPDHAA, from the coding sequence ATGCTGTCCAATCGAGAAAACCAGAGAGTACCCGACGTCACGTTCCGCACCCGCGAGGGCGGCGAATGGAAGGACGTGACCACCCGCGAGCTGTTCGGCGGCCGCACCGTCGTCGTTTTCGCGCTGCCGGGCGCATTCACGCCGACGTGCTCGGCCAGCCATCTGCCCCGCTACGAGGAGCTCGTGCCCGCGTTCCGCAGCGCCGGCGTCGACGAGGTGGTCTGCATCTCCGTCAACGACGGCTTCATCATGGAGGCGTGGCGACGCGACCAGAACATCGAGCATGTCCGGCTGATCGCAGACGGAAACGGCGACTTCAGCCGCCAGATGGGCATGCTGGTCGACAAGCGTGACCTCGGCTTCGGCGAGCGCTCGTGGCGCTATTCGATGCTGGTTCGCGACGGAGTCATCGAAAAGATGTTCATCGAGCCGGAAGTGGCCGGCGATCCGTACGAGGTCTCCGACGCCGACACGATGCTCCGCTATGTGGCGCCCGCACGGTCGACCGCAAACGTCGTCGTGTTTTCAAAGACGGGTTGCCCGCACTGCGCACGCGCGAAGAGCCTGCTCGATGCCGAGGGCATGCCGTTCCATGAGATCGAGATTTCAACGGCCGGCGGTCTCGGTGCGCTTCGCGCCGTGAGCGGCGCGGTCACCGTGCCGCAGGTCTTCATCGACGGCGTGCACGTCGGAAGCGCCGATGATCTCGAGCGGCACGTCGCGAAGGCCAGGTCCCAGGCGGCCGGTTCCCGCGAGATCGAGCCGCCGGACCACGCCGCGTAA
- a CDS encoding hydrogen peroxide-inducible genes activator, translating into MKLPSGTSLPTLRQLEYVVAVADERSFGGAAARCHVSQPGLSLQVAEVERLLGVRIFERDRRGVLVTEAGDEIVRRSRTLLESARDLVEAARHRARPLVGRLRMGVIPTIAPYLLPSSLAMVRRDYPELRLTLREEKTDVLVSMLEKGTLDVALLALDTATDRLDCEPLFEDEFVLAMARSHPLAKKKQVSESDLEGERVLLLEDGHCLRDQALAVCNRAGADENADLRATSLATLVPMVSGGDGVTLLPGIAVRSMAGKGSGVEVRPFRKPAPRRRIGLVWRRGSSRADEMRLLARSIVKSRH; encoded by the coding sequence ATGAAACTTCCGTCCGGGACCTCGCTTCCGACGCTGAGGCAGCTCGAGTACGTGGTGGCCGTCGCCGATGAGCGCAGCTTCGGCGGCGCGGCGGCGCGCTGTCACGTGTCGCAGCCGGGCCTGAGTCTCCAGGTTGCCGAAGTCGAGCGGCTGCTCGGCGTCCGCATCTTCGAACGCGACCGGCGCGGCGTGCTCGTGACGGAGGCCGGCGACGAGATCGTCCGCCGCTCGCGCACGCTGCTCGAATCGGCGCGCGACCTCGTCGAGGCCGCGCGCCACCGTGCACGCCCGCTGGTCGGGCGTCTCCGCATGGGAGTGATCCCGACGATCGCGCCGTACCTGCTGCCGTCGTCGCTTGCGATGGTGCGGCGCGATTACCCGGAGCTCCGGCTCACGCTGCGCGAGGAGAAAACCGACGTGCTCGTGTCGATGCTCGAGAAGGGCACGCTCGACGTTGCGCTGCTCGCGCTCGACACCGCCACCGACCGGCTCGACTGCGAGCCTCTGTTCGAGGACGAGTTCGTGCTCGCGATGGCCCGCAGCCATCCGCTGGCGAAGAAGAAGCAGGTGAGCGAGAGCGACCTCGAAGGCGAACGCGTGCTGCTGCTCGAAGACGGACACTGCCTGCGCGACCAGGCGCTCGCCGTGTGCAACCGCGCCGGCGCCGACGAGAACGCGGATCTTCGGGCGACGAGCCTCGCCACGCTGGTTCCGATGGTTTCCGGCGGCGACGGCGTCACGCTCCTGCCCGGGATTGCCGTGCGATCGATGGCCGGCAAGGGAAGCGGCGTTGAAGTGCGGCCGTTCCGGAAGCCGGCGCCGCGGCGAAGGATCGGTCTGGTCTGGCGCCGCGGATCGTCTCGCGCCGACGAGATGCGGCTGCTCGCGCGCAGCATCGTCAAGAGCCGGCACTGA
- a CDS encoding SDR family NAD(P)-dependent oxidoreductase: MNRFASWLRHRFSARPAWMNALMVFAAFQVFVYSPWDILVKPVATDQDIWFGITLTGWAAKIGDVLHLVVYAIGLYGFWRMRRWMRPWAALYVAQMAFSMFVWPIAHFGGFRGWLMGLVSGGFFGALALAIWRARDAFREAPPEYTKRYGEWAIITGATAGIGLEFARALAARGVSCVLAARRSDRLAAVAEELESQHGVRTRTVTVDLAADDGPETLADAVDDLEIGMLVSNAGVGYAGRFDKQDLARLKQMVALNCTANVTLVSRMLPGMLARRRGAILIIGSVAGRQPIPMHGLYSATKGFELLFGEALWAEVRDRGVDVLVVQPGPVATEFEAIAGETRPDPSADESPQSVVETALDALGKQPSVVTGWFNLLRANVNRFLPRTVTVCVAADVMERQTPASMR; this comes from the coding sequence ATGAATCGTTTTGCCAGCTGGCTCCGTCATCGCTTCTCCGCGCGCCCTGCATGGATGAACGCGCTGATGGTCTTCGCCGCGTTCCAGGTCTTCGTCTACTCGCCGTGGGACATCCTCGTGAAGCCGGTCGCGACCGACCAGGATATCTGGTTCGGCATCACCCTGACCGGCTGGGCGGCGAAGATCGGTGACGTCCTTCATCTCGTCGTCTATGCGATCGGGCTCTACGGGTTCTGGCGGATGCGTCGCTGGATGCGGCCGTGGGCGGCGCTTTATGTCGCGCAGATGGCATTCTCGATGTTCGTGTGGCCGATCGCGCATTTCGGCGGATTTCGCGGCTGGCTGATGGGCCTGGTCTCCGGCGGCTTCTTTGGTGCGCTCGCGCTCGCGATCTGGCGGGCGAGGGATGCCTTTCGCGAAGCACCGCCCGAATACACGAAGCGCTACGGAGAGTGGGCGATCATCACCGGTGCGACAGCGGGGATCGGCCTCGAGTTCGCGCGTGCGCTCGCGGCGCGCGGCGTCTCGTGCGTGCTGGCCGCGCGCCGCAGTGACCGGCTCGCGGCCGTCGCCGAAGAGCTCGAGTCCCAGCACGGAGTCCGCACCCGCACCGTCACCGTCGATCTTGCGGCCGACGACGGGCCGGAAACGCTTGCCGACGCGGTCGACGATCTCGAAATCGGAATGCTCGTCAGCAATGCGGGCGTCGGCTACGCGGGGCGCTTCGACAAGCAGGATCTCGCGCGCCTCAAGCAGATGGTCGCGCTCAACTGCACGGCCAACGTCACGCTCGTCTCACGCATGCTTCCGGGCATGCTTGCGCGCCGGCGCGGCGCGATCCTGATCATCGGATCGGTCGCCGGCCGGCAGCCGATTCCGATGCACGGTCTGTACTCGGCGACCAAGGGCTTCGAGCTTCTGTTCGGCGAGGCGCTGTGGGCCGAAGTGCGCGATCGCGGCGTCGATGTGCTGGTCGTTCAGCCCGGTCCGGTCGCGACCGAGTTCGAGGCGATTGCCGGCGAGACGCGTCCGGATCCTTCCGCCGACGAGAGCCCGCAGTCGGTCGTCGAGACCGCGCTCGACGCACTCGGCAAGCAGCCGTCGGTCGTCACCGGATGGTTCAACCTGCTTCGTGCGAACGTCAACCGCTTCCTGCCGCGAACCGTGACGGTGTGCGTGGCTGCGGACGTCATGGAGCGCCAGACGCCGGCATCGATGCGTTGA
- the mtgA gene encoding monofunctional biosynthetic peptidoglycan transglycosylase — MLRLFLLLVKLSLGLAGAAVIAVALLSFVPPPTSAFMIEASIARGGLVEYDWSAEVSPDLLVAVVAAEDQRFAEHAGFDFDAIEEAAKHNRHGGSIRGASTISQQVAKNLFLWPGRSWLRKGIEAALTVTIEKLWTKRRILDVYVNIAEFGDGIFGAEAAARRFFGKPAASLSASESALLAAALPDPHDLRVDTPSPYMRRRQQWILRQMSAIGGEIFLRRLH, encoded by the coding sequence ATGCTGCGGCTTTTCCTTCTGCTCGTGAAGTTGTCGCTCGGGCTGGCCGGCGCCGCAGTGATCGCGGTCGCTCTGCTTTCGTTCGTGCCGCCGCCGACGAGCGCGTTCATGATCGAAGCCTCGATCGCCCGCGGCGGCCTCGTCGAGTACGACTGGAGCGCGGAGGTCTCTCCCGACCTTCTCGTCGCCGTCGTCGCAGCCGAGGACCAGAGATTTGCCGAGCACGCGGGCTTCGACTTCGATGCGATCGAGGAAGCTGCGAAGCACAACCGGCACGGCGGAAGCATCCGCGGCGCGAGCACGATCTCGCAGCAGGTCGCGAAAAACCTGTTCCTGTGGCCAGGGCGAAGCTGGCTGCGCAAGGGCATCGAAGCCGCCCTCACAGTGACGATCGAAAAACTGTGGACGAAAAGGCGGATTCTCGACGTCTACGTCAACATTGCCGAATTCGGCGACGGCATCTTCGGCGCCGAGGCCGCCGCGCGACGCTTCTTCGGCAAGCCGGCCGCGTCGCTTTCGGCTTCGGAATCCGCGCTGCTGGCCGCCGCGCTTCCCGATCCGCACGACCTTCGCGTGGATACGCCATCGCCCTACATGCGGCGCCGCCAGCAATGGATCCTGCGGCAGATGTCGGCGATCGGCGGAGAGATCTTCCTGCGGCGCCTGCACTGA
- a CDS encoding nuclear transport factor 2 family protein, translating to MTTFPIDEVESAFRTYWQTGAVGENWDAWADLFTEDALYVEHVLGNLHGREEIRAWIKPIMAQYGELYTVYEWHMVEPSGRAIVYMQNRRDRPGGEGTLDFPGITILQYAGGGKWSKEEDFWAVPAATQTTEQYETLRKQLDPEHRKKCTRNNWGNGPAWTRGAATYWEKHPKKD from the coding sequence ATGACGACCTTTCCGATCGACGAAGTGGAATCCGCGTTTCGCACGTACTGGCAGACCGGCGCGGTCGGCGAGAACTGGGACGCGTGGGCGGACCTGTTCACCGAAGACGCGCTCTACGTCGAGCACGTCCTCGGCAACCTCCACGGACGCGAAGAGATCCGCGCGTGGATCAAGCCGATCATGGCCCAGTACGGCGAGCTGTACACGGTCTACGAGTGGCACATGGTCGAGCCGTCGGGTCGCGCGATCGTCTACATGCAGAATCGCCGCGATCGTCCGGGCGGCGAGGGGACGCTCGATTTCCCGGGCATCACGATTCTTCAGTACGCCGGCGGCGGAAAGTGGTCGAAGGAAGAAGACTTCTGGGCCGTGCCGGCCGCGACGCAGACGACCGAGCAGTACGAGACGCTGCGCAAGCAGCTCGATCCCGAGCATCGCAAAAAGTGCACGCGCAACAACTGGGGAAACGGCCCCGCATGGACGCGCGGCGCCGCGACCTACTGGGAAAAGCATCCGAAGAAAGACTGA
- a CDS encoding glucose 1-dehydrogenase, with protein MKNLFSVEGKTALVTGGSRGIGLMIARGYVEGGARVYVASRKQQACDETAEELCRIGGEGSCVSLPGDISTEDGVKALASDLAAKEGKLDILVNNAGTNWGAPLADYTDDAFQKVLATNVKSVFNLTRELLPMLRAAASKDDPARVINIGSIDGLHVPVLETYAYSASKAAVHHLTRALAKQLASDHVTVNAVAPGPFQSKMMKETLERFGDMIVAQVPRGRIGEPEDMAGIAIFLASRAGAYITGAVIPVDGGMSTCV; from the coding sequence GTGAAGAACCTGTTTTCGGTAGAAGGAAAGACCGCGCTCGTGACCGGCGGCTCGCGCGGCATCGGCCTGATGATCGCGCGCGGCTACGTCGAAGGCGGTGCACGCGTGTACGTCGCGTCGCGTAAACAGCAGGCCTGCGACGAGACCGCGGAAGAGCTTTGCAGGATCGGCGGCGAAGGTAGCTGCGTTTCCCTGCCGGGCGACATCAGCACCGAAGACGGCGTCAAGGCGCTCGCGTCCGACCTCGCGGCGAAGGAAGGCAAGCTCGACATCCTCGTCAACAACGCCGGGACGAACTGGGGCGCGCCGCTCGCCGACTACACCGACGATGCGTTCCAGAAGGTCCTCGCCACCAACGTCAAGTCGGTCTTCAACCTGACGCGCGAGCTTCTGCCGATGCTGCGCGCCGCCGCGAGCAAGGACGACCCGGCGCGCGTCATCAATATCGGCTCGATCGACGGGCTGCACGTGCCGGTGCTCGAGACGTACGCGTACTCGGCGAGCAAGGCGGCCGTGCATCACCTGACGCGCGCGCTCGCCAAGCAGCTCGCGTCCGACCACGTCACCGTCAACGCCGTCGCGCCCGGTCCGTTCCAGAGCAAGATGATGAAGGAGACGCTCGAGCGTTTCGGCGACATGATCGTCGCGCAGGTCCCGCGCGGCCGCATCGGCGAGCCCGAAGACATGGCCGGCATCGCGATCTTCCTGGCGTCGCGCGCCGGAGCGTACATCACCGGCGCCGTGATTCCGGTCGACGGCGGGATGTCGACCTGCGTCTGA
- a CDS encoding 2-hydroxychromene-2-carboxylate isomerase, producing the protein MAVLEFFYDCSSPWTYLAFHRIEDLARRCNATLVWRPFLVGGVFNTVNGSVYEQRANPVMPKLRWYVKDLQDWAAFYGIRIGQPPVFPVNSVKAMRAALVVEPDGLLPTWSRRVFEAYWGELRDISQDDVLRSIAVDVGVDADELLKAIAEPAVKDRLRANTEELIARGGFGSPTMFIDKDDMYFGNDRLVLVEHALTRRSGSKDQTT; encoded by the coding sequence ATGGCCGTTCTCGAATTCTTCTACGACTGCTCGAGCCCGTGGACCTACCTTGCATTCCACCGCATCGAGGACCTGGCGCGCCGCTGCAACGCGACGCTGGTCTGGCGGCCGTTTCTCGTCGGCGGCGTCTTCAACACCGTCAACGGCAGCGTCTACGAGCAGCGCGCGAATCCGGTGATGCCGAAGCTTCGCTGGTACGTGAAAGACCTGCAGGACTGGGCAGCGTTCTACGGTATCCGCATCGGACAGCCGCCCGTGTTTCCGGTCAACAGCGTCAAGGCCATGCGCGCCGCGCTGGTCGTCGAGCCCGACGGCCTGCTGCCCACCTGGTCGCGGCGGGTGTTCGAAGCCTACTGGGGCGAGCTTCGCGACATTTCGCAGGACGACGTGCTGCGATCGATCGCCGTCGACGTTGGGGTCGATGCGGACGAGCTGCTCAAAGCGATCGCGGAGCCTGCGGTCAAGGACCGGCTTCGCGCGAACACCGAAGAGCTGATCGCGCGCGGCGGCTTCGGCTCGCCGACGATGTTCATCGACAAGGACGACATGTATTTCGGCAACGACCGGCTCGTGCTCGTCGAGCACGCACTGACCCGCCGCAGCGGCAGCAAGGACCAGACAACGTGA
- a CDS encoding NAD kinase, translating into MAIVALGGYGRPMAREKLAFAASEAPEAKEALERLRARYPSVPAGEADVIVALGGDGFMLETLHTHITRPVPIYGMNKGTVGFLMNDYAEDGLLERIRGAIPASIHPLAMHAVCTNGVSVEAVAINEVALLRQSRQAAKIRVSIDGRVRLDELVCDGVLLATAAGSTAYNLSAHGPILPVSSNVVALTPISAFRPRRWRGAILPREAEVKFEVLEPTRRPVSATADTTEARSIAEVTVRENKSIALQMLFDPEHGLEERILKEQFVP; encoded by the coding sequence GTGGCCATCGTCGCGCTCGGCGGCTATGGTCGCCCGATGGCTCGCGAGAAACTGGCATTTGCTGCGTCGGAGGCACCGGAGGCGAAGGAAGCTCTCGAGCGGCTCCGCGCGCGCTACCCGTCGGTTCCCGCCGGCGAAGCCGATGTGATCGTCGCGCTCGGCGGCGACGGTTTCATGCTCGAGACGCTGCATACGCACATCACGCGGCCGGTGCCGATCTACGGGATGAACAAGGGAACCGTCGGGTTCCTGATGAACGACTACGCCGAGGACGGCCTCCTCGAACGGATCCGCGGCGCGATCCCGGCTTCGATCCATCCGCTGGCGATGCACGCGGTCTGCACCAACGGCGTCAGCGTCGAAGCGGTCGCGATCAACGAAGTCGCGCTGCTGCGCCAGAGCCGGCAGGCGGCGAAGATCCGCGTCTCGATCGACGGACGCGTGCGCCTCGACGAGCTGGTCTGCGACGGCGTGCTGCTCGCGACGGCGGCCGGAAGCACGGCCTACAACCTTTCGGCGCACGGCCCGATCCTGCCGGTCAGCTCGAATGTCGTCGCGCTGACGCCGATCAGCGCGTTCCGGCCGCGCCGCTGGCGCGGCGCGATCCTTCCGCGCGAAGCCGAAGTGAAGTTCGAGGTTCTCGAGCCGACCCGCCGGCCGGTGAGCGCGACGGCCGACACCACCGAAGCCCGCTCGATCGCCGAGGTGACCGTGCGCGAGAACAAGAGCATTGCGCTCCAGATGCTGTTCGATCCGGAGCACGGGCTCGAGGAGCGGATCCTGAAGGAACAGTTCGTGCCCTAG
- a CDS encoding TIGR04053 family radical SAM/SPASM domain-containing protein, protein MHVTNLETPASPGGHPHGGGHPCGHPSGHVGGHPSDQAEARTRYDDSPRRVYWELTRACALACRHCRAEAVHHRSPDELTTDEAFAVLRSLAAARPAPVVVLTGGDPLERPDFWEILDHARALGLHVDVAPSATPKLSREVILRLAARGVGAMSLSLDGSNARRHDGMRGIAGCFDRTMEAARHVSEAGIALQVNTLVTADTLSDMPAICDCVGTMHARRWSLFFLVTTGRGSTLPQITAKQAETLLRWAVRLGRSKGFVVAATEAPMYRRVLLQMRGLGPDAPVPGAGMRDGNGILFLSARGDAMPSGFLPIVIGNVRETDALSLYRESPLMRDLRRPESFGGRCGACEYREVCGGSRGRAFAATGDPLGEDPLCVYRP, encoded by the coding sequence ATGCATGTGACGAATCTCGAGACCCCAGCCAGCCCTGGAGGCCATCCGCATGGCGGCGGCCATCCTTGTGGACATCCTTCTGGACATGTTGGCGGCCATCCGTCGGACCAGGCCGAAGCGCGCACGCGCTACGACGACTCGCCGCGGCGCGTGTACTGGGAGCTCACGCGCGCATGCGCCCTGGCGTGCAGGCATTGTCGCGCCGAGGCCGTGCATCATCGCTCGCCGGACGAGCTGACCACCGACGAAGCGTTTGCGGTGCTGCGCTCGCTCGCGGCGGCTCGCCCTGCGCCGGTTGTCGTGCTGACCGGAGGAGATCCTCTCGAGCGACCCGACTTCTGGGAAATCCTCGATCACGCGCGCGCGCTCGGTCTTCACGTCGACGTCGCGCCCAGTGCGACACCGAAGCTCAGCCGCGAAGTGATCCTTCGGCTCGCTGCGCGAGGCGTCGGAGCGATGTCGCTCAGCCTCGACGGCTCCAACGCTCGCCGGCATGACGGCATGCGCGGCATCGCTGGCTGCTTCGATCGTACGATGGAAGCAGCCCGGCATGTCTCCGAAGCCGGCATCGCCCTGCAGGTGAATACGCTGGTCACCGCCGACACGTTGTCGGACATGCCGGCCATCTGCGATTGCGTCGGTACGATGCACGCGCGGCGCTGGAGCCTGTTCTTTCTGGTCACGACGGGCCGCGGGAGCACGCTGCCGCAGATCACTGCGAAACAGGCCGAAACGCTCCTGCGATGGGCCGTGCGGCTTGGCCGAAGCAAAGGCTTCGTCGTCGCAGCGACCGAAGCCCCGATGTATCGGCGCGTGCTGCTGCAGATGCGCGGCCTTGGTCCGGACGCGCCGGTTCCCGGCGCCGGAATGCGCGACGGCAACGGCATCCTGTTCCTGTCCGCGCGCGGCGATGCGATGCCGTCGGGTTTCCTGCCGATCGTGATCGGCAACGTGCGCGAAACCGACGCGCTCTCGCTCTATCGCGAGTCGCCGCTGATGCGCGACCTTCGCCGGCCGGAGTCTTTCGGTGGACGCTGTGGTGCGTGCGAGTATCGCGAAGTCTGCGGCGGGTCGCGCGGGCGTGCGTTTGCAGCGACGGGCGATCCGCTCGGCGAAGATCCGCTTTGCGTCTACAGGCCATGA